In bacterium, one genomic interval encodes:
- a CDS encoding glycosyltransferase family 9 protein, with product MNSSSAAQTRCAALLFRRVGDSLLATAALRAVKLWNPAAQITVFTESHVQRVFAGLEYVDNIVDCGSSPTAFALAGLMRRHGPFEYSMDFLSDPRSALACMLSPARHRAGFQKFPRDLIYTHRVARQDRDGPIYSGLHKLGLARALGAPWCDSLPEFHVTPENELVAATLLAERGFTAQSFAAFFVTSRREYKRWPLEDFAQVAHAVRDGFAMKVAVIGNAAERAEIERFTRIANLDPAAHFEFSDLGEMAALLKLARLYVGNDGGPKHLAVAVGTPTLTIFQNDPWEYWTPPHSPQHLAIADATGRPSAEAAIAGLKRMVSRFGNA from the coding sequence GTGAATTCTTCGTCGGCAGCACAAACGCGTTGCGCGGCGCTGCTGTTTCGCCGTGTCGGTGACAGTCTACTGGCCACCGCAGCACTGCGCGCCGTCAAACTGTGGAATCCGGCCGCGCAGATAACTGTATTCACCGAGTCGCACGTGCAGCGAGTCTTCGCGGGGTTGGAGTACGTGGATAACATCGTGGATTGCGGCTCGTCACCGACCGCTTTTGCCCTGGCCGGTCTGATGCGCCGCCATGGACCCTTTGAATACTCGATGGACTTCCTGTCGGATCCACGCTCGGCCTTGGCCTGCATGCTAAGCCCAGCCCGACATCGCGCGGGCTTTCAGAAATTTCCACGCGATCTTATCTACACGCATCGTGTAGCGCGCCAAGATCGCGACGGGCCGATTTACAGCGGCCTGCACAAACTTGGGCTGGCGCGCGCGCTGGGCGCACCTTGGTGTGACTCTCTCCCGGAGTTTCATGTCACTCCCGAAAATGAGTTGGTCGCCGCGACACTTCTGGCAGAGCGCGGTTTCACGGCACAGAGCTTCGCTGCATTCTTTGTAACAAGCCGCAGAGAATACAAGCGCTGGCCGCTTGAGGATTTCGCGCAAGTGGCCCACGCCGTACGGGACGGCTTCGCGATGAAGGTCGCGGTCATCGGCAACGCCGCCGAACGGGCCGAGATCGAGCGCTTCACTCGCATTGCTAATCTTGACCCTGCCGCTCATTTTGAGTTCAGCGATTTAGGCGAAATGGCAGCGCTGTTGAAGTTGGCGCGTCTCTACGTTGGCAACGACGGTGGTCCAAAACATCTCGCGGTGGCCGTCGGTACTCCGACTCTAACGATTTTTCAGAATGATCCATGGGAATACTGGACGCCGCCCCATTCACCGCAGCATCTGGCAATCGCTGACGCAACCGGCCGGCCGTCCGCTGAGGCGGCAATCGCCGGTTTGAAGCGCATGGTCTCGAGGTTTGGCAATGCCTGA
- a CDS encoding glycosyltransferase family 9 protein — protein MPDVRSILIFRNGSIGNTLAAVPALKCIRTSYPQTRITVVVDAVGRELLLHCPYMDELIVYDKRGQHSGVSGFVRTAVALRRTAPDRAILFKRFYRNGLLAFLSGATDRIGYATAGRAPFLTSTIPYDESVHVAELNLRLARHAGAHTVNDAVPELHFSTEELAAFADWRANFGIRDPYVAVHFGGVTGGASFVAQEWRAPLVRGLCASRQVLLVGRGAREVAEAEQLHEQLPESKLALNLPLRLSMLLISHAVAFIGTNSGPMHLAAAARVPGIALFRNDERFDVERVKWRPQFDQLAVVPVGSEDTAESFLSKAENSWPSLS, from the coding sequence ATGCCTGATGTGCGCTCGATCTTGATCTTTCGCAATGGTTCGATCGGCAACACGCTGGCCGCCGTACCGGCGCTGAAGTGTATTCGCACGAGTTACCCGCAAACGCGCATCACCGTTGTTGTGGACGCAGTCGGTCGTGAGTTATTATTGCACTGTCCCTACATGGATGAGCTGATCGTCTACGATAAGCGGGGACAGCATTCCGGAGTAAGCGGATTTGTGCGCACGGCAGTCGCTCTGCGGCGAACTGCTCCCGACCGCGCAATTCTGTTTAAGCGGTTCTATCGCAACGGCCTGCTTGCGTTCTTGAGTGGCGCCACGGATCGCATCGGCTACGCAACGGCGGGTCGTGCGCCGTTCTTGACTTCGACGATACCTTATGACGAATCGGTGCACGTCGCGGAACTCAATCTGCGTCTGGCGCGTCATGCCGGCGCGCATACCGTCAATGACGCGGTGCCGGAGCTTCATTTCTCGACCGAAGAACTGGCCGCATTCGCCGACTGGCGCGCGAATTTCGGTATTCGCGACCCGTACGTGGCCGTGCACTTCGGCGGCGTCACGGGCGGCGCGTCCTTTGTTGCTCAAGAGTGGCGCGCACCGCTGGTTCGCGGACTCTGTGCTTCCCGTCAGGTCCTTCTCGTGGGCCGTGGCGCGCGCGAAGTTGCCGAGGCCGAGCAGCTTCACGAGCAATTGCCCGAATCAAAACTCGCGCTCAATCTTCCTTTGCGGTTGTCCATGCTGCTCATTTCGCACGCGGTGGCCTTCATCGGTACCAATAGTGGACCGATGCACTTGGCTGCTGCGGCGCGTGTCCCGGGTATCGCCCTCTTCAGAAACGACGAGCGCTTTGACGTGGAACGCGTGAAATGGCGGCCCCAGTTTGATCAGCTCGCCGTCGTCCCTGTTGGAAGTGAAGACACTGCAGAGTCATTCTTGTCTAAGGCCGAAAATAGTTGGCCGAGTCTGTCGTGA
- a CDS encoding glycosyltransferase: MAESVVMTVGISVPAYRNSQRLRRCLTSIARCDASWLVHTVVVDDSGDGSVAAALQTEFPQVHWIVHHGNRGFAEAANHAVSSNECEYVLLLNDDCEIVRDPRPALQGLFASNDVFAVALRSADEHGRTREGAKRLVWKAGLAKVLHNPRDQRPLVEGLCESDYAVGGHAVFDRAKFIALSGFDALFHPFYWEDVDLSQRAHARGWRVLYAQNTEILHREDGAIRATHESAHIRAVTLRNRLLFSARHGSGVSRWLLPWTVRWLTLTAWLRRDTLRLQVLRKFTVTNKSV; encoded by the coding sequence TTGGCCGAGTCTGTCGTGATGACGGTGGGTATTTCCGTACCGGCGTATCGCAATTCGCAGCGGCTGCGCCGCTGTTTGACGTCCATTGCCCGCTGTGATGCCAGTTGGCTTGTGCACACAGTCGTCGTAGACGACAGTGGCGATGGATCCGTAGCCGCTGCGCTGCAAACGGAATTTCCGCAAGTTCATTGGATTGTTCATCACGGCAATCGCGGCTTCGCCGAAGCTGCGAATCATGCAGTGTCCAGTAACGAATGCGAATATGTCTTGCTGCTGAACGACGACTGCGAGATTGTGCGGGATCCGCGGCCAGCTTTGCAAGGCTTGTTTGCGTCAAACGATGTTTTCGCGGTCGCCCTGCGCTCGGCCGACGAGCACGGCCGCACGCGGGAAGGAGCGAAGCGCTTGGTTTGGAAGGCCGGGCTCGCCAAAGTACTGCACAATCCACGGGACCAGCGCCCGCTCGTGGAAGGACTTTGTGAGTCGGATTACGCGGTCGGAGGTCACGCCGTTTTCGACCGCGCGAAGTTCATCGCGCTGAGTGGCTTTGACGCACTTTTCCATCCCTTTTACTGGGAGGACGTAGACTTGTCCCAGCGCGCGCATGCTCGCGGGTGGCGCGTGCTCTATGCTCAGAATACCGAAATTTTGCATCGCGAAGACGGAGCGATCCGCGCCACGCATGAGTCCGCGCATATTCGCGCTGTGACGCTGCGCAATCGCCTGCTTTTTTCCGCGCGACATGGCTCAGGTGTTTCTCGGTGGCTGCTGCCCTGGACGGTGCGTTGGCTCACCCTCACAGCGTGGCTCCGGCGCGACACGCTGCGCTTGCAGGTATTGCGGAAATTCACCGTAACAAACAAGTCCGTCTGA
- a CDS encoding oligopeptide transporter, OPT family, with protein sequence MEHTTASGKTPFQPYVNAESKMAESTVRALVLGCVLGIVFTAANAYLGLYVGMTVSASIPAAVMSMFILRKLFRGGTILENNIVQTVASSGESLAAGIIFTIPAFFIWHESGKGVEIPSLATIAFISLIGGMLGILMMIPLRRMLIRDEHGTLPYPEGTACAEVLIAGERGGAHASKVFWGLLTGAVYKLMTGAGILRETMTVALRTPTKAYVAIDAIPALVGVGYIIGIRVSAIMLGGGLMSSLVLVPAIAFFGGSASTPLFPETSTVISGMSSDAIRSQYVRYIGAGAVTMGGILSLLKALPALFRSLSRLRGKSAARELDIRTDQDLPPKFVWIGTIVVALLSWFLTPDVPLIVPIIAVFGFIFVMVASRIVGLVGSSSNPVSGMTIATLLGTTLLFTALGIGGVKGMTAALLIGSVVCVAICSAGDISQDLKTGFLVGATPRKQQIAEFFGLFAGVIVVGWVVHLLGSTYGFVLSPEHPKPLQAPQANLMAILIEGVMDGKLQWSLIYLGMFIAGIVELFGVSSLAFAVGLYLPVGLSVGVMSGALIKYVVDYRHAKSDAEDNGVLYSSGLIAGEALIGIALALFATVGLSLEAFHGILGRAELPITITAYAVMLFSLWRASR encoded by the coding sequence ATGGAACATACCACAGCCTCAGGTAAAACTCCGTTTCAACCGTACGTCAATGCCGAATCCAAGATGGCCGAGTCCACTGTTCGCGCCCTTGTCCTCGGGTGTGTACTGGGCATCGTGTTCACGGCTGCGAACGCCTATTTGGGACTCTACGTAGGTATGACAGTCAGCGCTTCGATTCCCGCGGCGGTGATGTCCATGTTCATTTTGCGCAAACTGTTTCGCGGCGGCACAATTCTCGAGAACAACATCGTCCAAACGGTGGCGTCGTCCGGTGAATCCCTCGCCGCCGGGATCATTTTTACGATACCAGCCTTTTTCATCTGGCATGAGTCCGGCAAAGGCGTGGAGATACCAAGTCTTGCTACAATCGCGTTTATCTCGCTGATCGGCGGCATGCTCGGCATCTTAATGATGATCCCGCTGCGCCGCATGCTCATTCGCGACGAGCACGGCACATTGCCCTACCCGGAAGGCACGGCATGTGCGGAAGTGCTGATCGCCGGCGAGCGCGGCGGGGCACATGCCAGCAAGGTCTTCTGGGGACTGTTAACGGGGGCGGTCTATAAACTCATGACGGGCGCGGGCATCTTACGCGAAACCATGACCGTCGCGCTCCGCACTCCGACCAAAGCGTATGTGGCCATTGACGCCATCCCTGCACTCGTTGGCGTGGGCTACATCATCGGCATACGCGTCTCGGCGATCATGTTGGGCGGTGGCCTCATGAGTTCACTTGTACTGGTACCCGCGATAGCGTTTTTCGGCGGCAGCGCATCAACACCGCTGTTCCCCGAGACGAGCACCGTTATCTCTGGCATGAGCAGCGATGCGATTCGCTCGCAGTATGTGCGTTATATCGGCGCGGGCGCAGTGACGATGGGCGGGATATTGAGCCTGCTCAAAGCGCTGCCTGCACTCTTCCGCTCGTTGTCACGCCTGCGTGGAAAGAGCGCCGCGCGTGAGCTTGACATCCGCACCGACCAGGACCTGCCGCCGAAGTTCGTCTGGATCGGGACCATCGTCGTCGCCTTGCTTTCATGGTTCCTCACGCCTGACGTTCCGCTCATCGTGCCGATCATCGCGGTTTTCGGATTCATCTTTGTCATGGTGGCATCGCGCATCGTTGGTTTGGTCGGATCGTCGTCCAATCCGGTTAGCGGCATGACGATCGCCACCCTGCTTGGCACGACGCTTCTGTTCACCGCGTTGGGAATCGGTGGCGTTAAGGGAATGACCGCCGCGCTGTTGATCGGATCCGTTGTCTGCGTGGCGATTTGCAGCGCCGGAGATATTTCGCAGGATTTAAAGACCGGCTTCCTTGTTGGAGCGACACCGCGCAAACAACAGATAGCCGAGTTCTTCGGGTTATTCGCGGGCGTGATTGTTGTTGGCTGGGTCGTACATCTGCTGGGATCAACCTATGGCTTCGTTCTGTCGCCGGAGCACCCCAAGCCGCTGCAAGCGCCGCAGGCAAATCTGATGGCGATTCTGATTGAAGGCGTCATGGATGGTAAGCTCCAGTGGAGCTTAATCTACCTCGGAATGTTCATTGCCGGTATCGTTGAGCTGTTCGGCGTTTCGTCGCTTGCGTTTGCCGTTGGCTTGTACCTCCCCGTTGGCTTGTCGGTCGGCGTCATGAGTGGCGCACTCATCAAATATGTCGTGGACTATCGCCACGCGAAATCTGACGCCGAAGACAACGGCGTGTTGTACAGTTCGGGGCTGATCGCCGGTGAAGCGCTGATCGGCATAGCGCTGGCGCTGTTCGCCACCGTCGGACTGTCGCTGGAAGCGTTCCACGGCATCCTCGGTCGCGCCGAACTGCCCATCACGATCACGGCCTATGCAGTCATGCTCTTTAGCCTATGGCGTGCCTCACGCTGA
- a CDS encoding ABC transporter ATP-binding protein translates to MSAPDFLTIREASFAYAPTDEVLRGLSADFDRGEINYLVGASGSGKTTLALVLANQLELSAGLVAMELQHAALVLQFPEQMFLEDTVAEELATFDEGAARARAKDAVARLGLRLEDVAAASPESLSFGQRRLLAIALQSAGSAMTLVLDEPTLGLDELNLKRVAEFVAGEHERGRICVVITHDIELIASLPGRVIVLRQGKAAWQGDTREFLSRPDLMRLADML, encoded by the coding sequence CTTGACCATTCGCGAAGCTTCGTTTGCCTATGCGCCGACGGACGAGGTTCTGCGCGGATTGTCCGCTGACTTCGACCGGGGTGAAATTAACTATCTGGTCGGCGCTTCGGGATCAGGGAAGACAACTCTGGCGTTGGTTCTTGCCAATCAGCTTGAACTTTCCGCAGGTTTGGTGGCAATGGAATTGCAGCATGCCGCACTTGTGCTGCAATTCCCGGAACAGATGTTCCTCGAGGACACTGTCGCCGAAGAGCTTGCGACGTTCGACGAGGGTGCGGCACGGGCGCGGGCGAAGGACGCGGTCGCCCGGCTTGGTTTAAGGCTTGAAGATGTGGCCGCGGCGTCACCTGAAAGTCTATCGTTCGGGCAACGGCGATTACTCGCCATCGCGCTGCAATCGGCGGGCTCAGCAATGACCCTCGTGCTCGATGAACCCACGCTCGGTCTGGACGAGTTAAATTTGAAACGCGTTGCCGAGTTCGTCGCGGGTGAACACGAGCGTGGTCGAATTTGTGTGGTCATCACGCATGACATTGAATTGATCGCGAGCTTGCCGGGGCGAGTAATCGTGTTGCGGCAGGGCAAAGCGGCGTGGCAGGGTGATACGCGCGAGTTTCTCTCGCGGCCAGACTTGATGAGGCTTGCGGACATGCTCTAA